TGCCTTCCTGCTTCGGAAGATGGCCAAGGATCTCCTTTCCGTCAAGGTGCGCGACAACCTTTTCGATCGTCCCGTCAAGAGCGACCTCTTCTTTCGTGGATTCATGAAGTTGCAGATGCTCTCCCTCTGCGCACTCTTCTTCTATCTCTTGGCCGGTCACTACTACCCCATGCCCACCGACGATCTCCGCTCGGTGTTGCTGCCTCTCGGACTCATCTTCGCAGCCGTCTGGCTTTACTACCTCCTCAAGCGCATCATCTACTTCCTTTACGGCCATGCTTTCGACGCTGGCGAACGGTACGCCATGTGGGATAATCGTTATCAAGCTCTAACGGGCATTTGGGGATGCACGCTCTACGTGCCTATTCTCTGGCTCTTCTTCGATAGTCGTTATCCTCATTATGTCGCTGCCGCTTTCCTTGCGCTTTATGCGCTCTATCGTATCTTGTTGATATATATCACTATCCGCATATTTTACAACAGGCGCACGGGCATATTGTTTTTATGTTCTTACCTTTGCGCCCAAGAAATCATCCCCTTATTCTTGGCTTACGAGGGGTTGAGATACACACTTCAATTAACGGATATAAGTTCTTTATGGCATTGAGTATAAAAAAACTGCTGGTATCGCAACCGAAACCGGAGACCGGGAAATCACCGTATTTCGACATCGCGGAACGATATGGCGTGGATATTGACTTTCGCCCCTTCATCAAGGTTGAGGCCTTGACGGCTAAAGAGTTCAGAAAGCAACGCATCGTTATACCAGATTACAGTGCAGTCATCTTTACGGCCCGTACGGCTGTTGACCATTTTTTTCACCTGTGCAAAGAATTACGCATCGTTGTTCCCGAAGCGATGAAATACTTCTGCATGACAGAAGCCATTGCCGTCTATCTGCAGAAATACACCGTCTACCGAAAGCGCAAGATCTTCTTCGGAGCCACTGGCAAAACGGACGATCTGATTAACCTCATCGTGAAGCATCCGAAAGAAAAGTACTTACTCCCCGCCTCCGATATCCATAAAGACGACATCTCTGAGGCACTTACAGAAAAGAAGATCCCTTGCAAGACAGCCATCATGTATCGCACCGTCTGCAGCGAGTTCTCGAAAGACGAATCGTTCGACTACGATATGCTTGTCTTCTTTAGCCCATCCGGCATCTCATCGTTGATGAAGAATTTCCCACAATTTAAGCAGGACGACATCCGTATTGGATGCTTCGGCGCCACCACCGCCAAAGCGGCCCTTGAGGCAGGGCTCCGTCTTGACATCGAAGCCCCTACGCCCGAAGCGCCCTCCATGACCGCCGCACTGGAGCAATACTTAAGGAAGCAACTGGAAAACGACGGCCCGCAAAACGACGAATGACAACGGGCGAGACGAAAAATCAACTCCCCAAAAGGGAGCGACTTTATCTGAAAAGAGATCTTGAACGACTGTTCGCTAGCGGGCAGTCGTTCATTGCATATCCCCTTAGGGTCGTCTACTGCTCGGAGCCAGCCACGGACCGTGCGCCCGGAGTAGCCATCCTGGCCAGCGCTCCCAAACGACGCGTGCGCCATGCCGTCGATCGGAACCGCATTAAGCGACTCATCCGCGAGGCCTATCGCACCCGCAAGACGCCCTTGACCGAACGCTGCGCCCTTCATGGCCGATGCCTGCACATCGGCTTCATGTACGTCGGCAATGACCTGCCCACGCATGCGGCCATCGAAAAAGCGATGCACAAAGCCGTCAGCCAGATCCTACAAAAAACGACATGATCCGCCGTCTCCTCACCGGCCTCCTCCTCCTGCCCATCTACTTCTACCGCAGCTGCATCTCCCCGCTGACGCCGCCCAGCTGCCGCTACACCCCCACCTGCTCCGAATACGCCATCCAGGCGCTCCGCCGTCACGGCCCCTTACGCGGATCGTGGCTTGCCATTCGCCGCATTCTGCGCTGCCATCCTTGGGGCGGAAGCGGCTATGAC
The sequence above is drawn from the Tannerella serpentiformis genome and encodes:
- a CDS encoding ribonuclease P protein component, with the protein product MTTGETKNQLPKRERLYLKRDLERLFASGQSFIAYPLRVVYCSEPATDRAPGVAILASAPKRRVRHAVDRNRIKRLIREAYRTRKTPLTERCALHGRCLHIGFMYVGNDLPTHAAIEKAMHKAVSQILQKTT
- the yidD gene encoding membrane protein insertion efficiency factor YidD produces the protein MRRLLTGLLLLPIYFYRSCISPLTPPSCRYTPTCSEYAIQALRRHGPLRGSWLAIRRILRCHPWGGSGYDPVP
- a CDS encoding uroporphyrinogen-III synthase, translating into MSIKKLLVSQPKPETGKSPYFDIAERYGVDIDFRPFIKVEALTAKEFRKQRIVIPDYSAVIFTARTAVDHFFHLCKELRIVVPEAMKYFCMTEAIAVYLQKYTVYRKRKIFFGATGKTDDLINLIVKHPKEKYLLPASDIHKDDISEALTEKKIPCKTAIMYRTVCSEFSKDESFDYDMLVFFSPSGISSLMKNFPQFKQDDIRIGCFGATTAKAALEAGLRLDIEAPTPEAPSMTAALEQYLRKQLENDGPQNDE
- a CDS encoding DUF4271 domain-containing protein — its product is MDNGLFEGYIGLRLADGSYLNDVIPVILLIEISLFAAVFHSHAFLLRKMAKDLLSVKVRDNLFDRPVKSDLFFRGFMKLQMLSLCALFFYLLAGHYYPMPTDDLRSVLLPLGLIFAAVWLYYLLKRIIYFLYGHAFDAGERYAMWDNRYQALTGIWGCTLYVPILWLFFDSRYPHYVAAAFLALYALYRILLIYITIRIFYNRRTGILFLCSYLCAQEIIPLFLAYEGLRYTLQLTDISSLWH